The Brassica oleracea var. oleracea cultivar TO1000 chromosome C7, BOL, whole genome shotgun sequence sequence NNNNNNNNNNNNNNNNNNNNNNNNNNNNNNNNNNNNNNNNNNNNNNNNNNNNNNNNNNNNNNNNNNNNNNNNNNNNNNNNNNNNNNNNNATAATGGAGGAGAATACACAAGCTTTAAACAACACTTGGCCAAATATGGGATGATTCATCAAACTAGTTGTCCATACACCCCACAACAAAATGGAGTAGCTGAGAGGAAAAATAGACATCTCATGGAGGTTGCAAGGAGCATGATGTTCTATACAAGCATGCCCAAAAGCTATTGGGGAGATGTTGTCCTTACTACCTGCTACTTGATCAATAGGATACCTACCAGGATCCTTCAAGATCAATCTCCATATCAGGTACTGAACAAAACTAAACCATCCATATAACATATACGTGTGTTTGGGTGCTTGTGTTTTGTCTCGATTCCAGGAGAACAAAGAGATAAGCTGGCGCATAGAAGCACATTTATTGGCTATTCTCCTCACCAAAAGGGCTACAAATGCTTTGTTCCAGAGACTAGGAGAGTCTTGATATCAAGGGATGTGAAGCTTGTAGAATCCAGAGGCTATTATGATGGAAAGAGTTGGGATGAGCTCAAATATCTTTCTCAATCATACCAGTGGCCAAGCTTCACACTATAAGGATTATCTTGTCTCTTGCTGTCAACCTTGAGTTGGATTTATGGCAGATGAATGTGAAGAATGCCTTTCTTCAAGGAGAATTGGAGGATGAAGTCTACATGAGACCACCTCCTGGTCTTGAGAACATAGTGAAGCCGGGAAATGTTCTCAGATTAAAGAAGGCAATTTATGGCTTGAAGCAATCTCCAAGAGCTTGGTACCATAAGTTGAGCACCACACTCAATGGAAGAGGCTTTGTAAAGTCAGAAGCTGATCACACCCTCTTCACATTAACTAGTAAGCAAGGTATTGTGGTCATCTTAGTCTATGTGGAAGACATTATCATTACTGGTAGCAACAAGGAAGGTATTCTCTCAACTAAAACATTTCTTAAAAATGCTTTTGATATCAAAGATTTGGGAGAGTTGAAGTACTTCCTTGGGATTGAGATCTGCCGCTCTAAAGAGGGGTTATTCTTATCTCAAAGGAAGTACACATTTGATATTTTAAATGAGGCAGGAAACCTTGAGAGTAGAAAGGCCAAGACTCCATTAGGAGAAGGATACAATGTGCTGAGAGAGGGGGAGTATGAGTTTACACCATTTGGAGATATCAAGAAGTATANNNNNNNNNNNNNNNNNNNNNNNNNNNNNNNNNNNNNNNNNNNNNNNNNNNNNNNNNNNNNNNNNNNNNNNNNNNNNNNNNNNNNNNNNNNNNNNNNNNNNNNNNNNNNNNNNNNNNNNNNNNNNNNNNNNNNNNNNNNNNNNNNNNNNNNNNNNNNNNNNNNNNNNNNNNNNNNNNNNNNNNNNNNNNNNNNNNNNNNNNNNNNNNNNNNNNNNNNNNNNNNNNNNNNNNNNNNNNNNNNNNNNNNNNNNNNNNNNNNNNNNNNNNNNNNNNNNNNNNNNNNNNNNNNNNNNNNNNNNNNNNNNNNNNNNNNNNNNNNNNNNNNNNNNNNNNNNNNNNNNNNNNNNNNNNNNNNNNNNNNNNNNNNNNNNNNNNNNNNNNNNNNNNNNNNNNNNNNNNNNNNNNNNNNNNNNNNNNNNNNNNNNNNNNNNNNNNNNNNNNNNNNNNNNNNNNNNNNNNNNNNNNNNNNNNNNNNNNNNNNNNNNNNNNNNNNNNNNNNNNNNNNNNNNNNNNNNNNNNNNNNNNNNNNNNNNNNNNNNNNNNNNNNNNNNNNNNNNNNNNNNNNNNNNNNNNNNNNNNNNNNNNNNNNNNNNNNNNNNNNNNNNNNNNNNNNNNNNNNNNNNNNNNNNNNNNNNNNNNNNNNNNNNNNNNNNNNNNNNNNNNNNNNNNNNNNNNNNNNNNNNNNNNNNNNNNNNNNNNNNNNNNNNNNNNNNNNNNNNNNNNNNNNNNNNNNNNNNNNNNNNNNNNNNNNNNNNNNNNNNNTCACTGATCCTCTTGCCATGAAGTGTTCTACTCTTTTTCCTTTGCTTGGTTTTTTATCCTAAGTGGTTTTTCCAAGTAAATGTTTTAATGAGAGAATGCTTCATGGTTTCCAAGCTTGACCAAGTCCCTATGGTCAAGCTTGAGGGGGAGTGTTGACATGAAAAGAATAAAGAGCAAGAGCAAAGACATGAAGAACCTGATTGATCATGGACAGGAGATCATGGACAGGAAATCATGGATGAAATCATGGATGAAATCATGGACAGGAAATCATGGACAGAAAATCATGGACAGGAAAACTGAAGCAATGAAATGTGAGAGACTGATTTAAATATCTTGCCTGAAGTCTTGGACGATTTTAAACAAGTGGAGGCAACCGGATAGAGCTGTTGGAGCTGTTGAAATCATGGACAGAAAATCATGGACAGGAAAACTGAAGCAATGAAATGTGAGAGACTGATTTAAATATCTTGCCTAAAGTCTTGGACGAATTTAAACAGGTGGAGGCAACTGGATAGAGCTGTTGGAGTGTGGAAACAAGCCAAAGTCACATGATATGCTAAGGAAGGAAGAGAGAAGAGAGTTGTCACTATCCGAAAATGACTTCCTCTGATCTGGTCTTCATTAATTTATTCATTCTCATTGTCTTATTCTCGTTGCTAGATCTATTTATGTAACTATTGTATACACTAAATCAATCTAAGGAAAAATGTTCCTCAAATATTTTTATCTCTCTCTTGGATTCCCTCACATATCTCTTTTAGGGTCCGACTGGTGACCATTCTGGAAACAACATGAACGAATAGGAAAGAAACGTAGAGGAATAAAATTGCAGGAATGAAAAGGAATGGTTGTTCCATCCCATATTTAACAATGAATAACTTTGTTCTTTATTTCTCTACAAAAAAAAGGAATGGTAGGGAATGAGAAGAAAAATTTATTCCTTGTGAATGGTGAATATTTTTAGGAATGTTAGGGAATGCATTATTCATTGTCGTTCCTTGGTCATCATTCATACCCTTAGTTCTTCACCAAAATCTCTCAAATAATTCTCATAAACTCTCTTTAATTCTCATAAATTTACATTATATAAAATTGAATTGCTACCAAAAACAATTTAACTTTTATGAATTGCGACTCAAAAAAATTTAGCATTTATGAAGTTTCAGAGAACTAAAATCAGAAAGAAAACCAATGTGATTAGATTAGAGTCCTTAAAGACACTTCATTCCTAATACACTTTTCATCCAAATCTATATTAAAAATATCCTTAATCCTCCAAACACTTCATAGGAGCACTCCAAGTCGTGTTCTGCACATGTTCCGACAAAGACAGATACTTTCTCCAATCATCAAGAACAATATTCAGATCATGAAGCTTCTTCTCTAATCCGATGCAACAATTTGCATGCATCGTGCAAACCAAGTTGATGTCTCTACTCGTTTGACAAAACCCACCAAAGTAAACGGTATCAAAGAATCTCATTTGAATCCCAATCTCAGTGATAAAAGGCTTGTGCTTGATTCTATTGAACACATCTTGGTCGTGTAACTCTGGATAGTCTAGACGAGATTTGTGCCAGAATTTGTAAAACTCAACGCTTCTATTGCTTGATCTCACGTATGTGAAGCCACCATTGACCCAATTGTTTGAATCGAAAGGATCTCCAAAGAATCTATCACATGCCATTTGAAAATCTCCATCTGGATATAGCCGGGGAAATGGATCTCGAAGCCACATTATATCTGCGTCCTATAAATTTACATAAACAAATCAAACCATTAAATCAAGTCCAGTTAAATAATTATTTACTGTCCTATGGATCCGAAACCTCCTACTCATAAAAATAAAAGATTACAGAGGAATAAAGAGTTAAAACCATAGATTAATACCGTGAATATGAAGTTAAAGCCCATCTCGAGAACTTGTGTAAGAAGCTCGATTCTGCGCCACATCATCTTGAGATAATCAGGAGTGTTGTAAACTTTCTCTCCGGAGAAATCAGTTTCTGAGGTTTCAATTTGGTAACAGTTAGTATGAAGTTGTGAGCATCGTTCAAACGCCTTGCGATCCAAGCAAACCACTACTACATGTTTCTGTTGGAACTCGTTTTTGACAAAGTGGTGTGGACCAATTTTCCGATGGGTTTTTCGACGGAGACGTCTGTCGGAAGAACCGGAACTTGGGCATGATGCAATCGTCACCGTGAACACTATGAGTTAGTGTATTTGGTTGTCAAAATCAGAGTTGTGTTGAATGAAAAATGGAGGTCCAAAGTGAGTGACTTGCAAAACTTATAAAGTTTTAAATTTGGTTAAATATAAAATATTTAGCAAATTAGATCACTTTGGATATATGGGTTGGAATTTGAATTTAAATTTGTTAATTGGACATTATGTCAATCAACTTATTTAGTTATTCTTATTCATGATAATTTGTATATTTATATATAAAATTATAAACCCAAGCAAAGTATAATAAAGGTTGTTGAATTGGTCAAAATCAAGACATTACTTTGCAAAGCTAACTTACAAGAATCTTGGAAATCAATGCCATTACTACAATTGATTCGTACGTTGGCTGACTCCTTAGATTGCATAACGTGCACTTCCTTTTGATTATAAAAGGAGAGCACTTGTGTAGAAAGTAACACACCCGAGACAATTATTTATTATTTTCTCATCTTTCTCTTTGATATTTTCCTTAAGTCTGAGAGTATACACAAAACTAGTTTCGCCAGGCTTCTGATAGAGTGACGCAAATCAGAAGATTTTTGCAGTTGTATCTTGGGACTCATTACGTTATCAAACCGTCGCACTACGGGACGTATTTTGAGTTAAGGAAAGAGATAATATCTCGCCTCTGCAGTTGTATCATCCTTTTCTTAATCTTTGGTATACTTTTATCAATTTTATTCTTTACAATATTCAGCTCTCCGTAATTTATATAATACGGTCCCATCAGTTTCAACAGTTGTTGTGTTCCTTGTACGATACGAAAACTCTCTAAGAAGAGATCGAACAAAGAGTTTGGTTCTGCCCAAGCTTGATTCAGTGTCGTTATAATCACTGTATTGTTCTTCGTCGTAGCATTCTCCAAAATCTCCTTGAAACTGATCTTTGGTTTAGCCTGAAGCAAACAACAAATTAGACCAAAAACTAAGGTTTCAAACCCTAAAGATCAGATGAAACAGAGTTTTGTATAAGAATTCACTGTTTCTTGAGAAATCTCTGATGAGTTGATATTTGGCAATGGTGAAGATGGAGAAGCGTAAAGAGAACTGAGATTGTTGACATTAAGTCGTTGCAGAGGATAAGCTGTTTTGTATAAAACAAGACATGAAGCAGTCAAACCAAGAAACAGAATCAAGATTCTTGTTACTTCCTTTTGTCCGATCATAAATACTGAATCAAGAAATTTACTGCGAGACCAAGAAGAAGAAGAAGAAGATGAAGAACTCATTGTTTAATTTTCTTTCTTCTTCTTGGTCTTCGGTTTTGTCAATTCTTATATAACGTACGAGCAAGCCAAAAAGTCATGATTGGCATTTCTGTAACAGCAATGCTCATTATTATTTTATTGTTTTGTTTATTAATTTTTACTTCTAGTTAAGATGGACTAATTCCAGAAAAAACAAATACAAGTGGTCGAATCGTGTATTGTATTTTATTGTGAATTATTATTGAGTTTTTTTTATATTGAGATTGATATATGAAAAATTCTTTACAATAGTTTTTCTGAATTTTTAAAAACAAATTTCTTATAAATAGTTCAAATTTGAAAATATATAATTTGAAACTATAAAAAAGTTCTTTTTGTTATTTATTTAAATAGTTATTTATATTTATATATCTATAAATCGATGGTTAGAAAAGTCTTTGATCTCTTTGATGAAATGTTTTTGGTCATTTTACTCGTCATAAGCTTTTTTTGTAACAAAAACTTAAAGTTTTCTATTAAGGAATTGCCCTTGATATAAATGTGATTCTCTCAAATACTAATTTTTAATTTTTTTTCAACAAAAGAGCTATAAAAAAAAGACTAAAAGAGGTTTCATCAAAGAGGCAAACAACCCTTCTGCCATTGCTTTATAAATATAAATAATTATTTAAATAAATAATAAAATTTGTTTATAGTTTTTAGAATTATATATTTTTAAATTAATTTTTTAGAATTTTCTTTTTTCAATTTTTCAAAATTTTAAAATTAGAAAATGTTTTTGAAACTATTGTTAAAATTTTTATTTTCAAATTTCTAATATTTTTTTTTTAAATCTTAATCTCACCCCCAAAATTTTACCCCTCAACTCTAAACTCTAAATATAGATTAGTTAATCATATGTATATAAATGTCTATTTACAATGTAGCCAAATCCTTTTTGGTCATTTTTCTTTTTGGGAGGTCTTTTGGTGAAAAAACTAAACAAATTATCCTTTCTTTTTTTGAAACACTTTTTTTTTTAAATACAAAAAAAATATCTTAAGAAATTTCTTTTCATATAAATACAAGTAGTACAATAATGCATATTTTTGGATTTTAGTTGTCGACTTTTAGTTTCTTGTTTCTAAATTTGTGGTTTTTGATTTTTATGTAGATTTTAGTTTTCAAATGCAATTCTTTTTTGGTATTTGGATTTTAATATATTATCTTAAAAATCTTTTTTGTGTTTAAAATTTATTAAACTACATTTTACAAAAAAAACATATTTTTAAACTGTATTTTAGAGAAAGTAATGACTTAAAAAATAAAAGAAAAAATCATTGACAAAAAAATATACATATATTTGATTTCATAGAAATACAAATGTTTCACACAATCACCAAAATAAGGGTTTTGTGTATAAGTTTGTATGAGCATTTTGCCACACTATAAAATAACATTTAGTTAATCCAATGGTTGAATTTTTTTTGTCGGCCAATGGTTGATGAAAAAAGTAGCGTTTGTAAGAAGAAAAATTGCCAACTTACAGACTTCTTTTTTTTTTCAAAAGAAAAACTTACAGAAATTTTGATAGAAAAACTTACATATTCTGATGTTTGGATTTCGTTCAAGAAAACTCTGATTTTTTTTTATTTTAGGCTGATAAACCAAATTTTTTTTTTATTTTAGGCTGATAAACCAAAACAAACTTCATCCAAAGTCTACAAACAATCAATACCTAACTTTTTTTTGGGCTCTGGTTATAAGTCATAACCAACGATCAACGAAAATGTTGATTTAATGTGTTCATGAAATTTTAATTTTTTTCCTAGATTTTTGTCGCCAGAAAGCTCATAAAGTCGGCTTGATTATTATAATAACTAAATAATATAGAAGACTATACAATACTTTGACCAAAATCTGTAGACTGATTGTCCAGTAGAGTGTAAACGCGTGGGTGTTTTGTATTAGTATAAGTAATATTGTTTAAAAAAATGTGTGTGGTTGTCAACTTGTCATGGTAGGACCTTTCCACACGTTTATTTACTTTTTTTCTTTTAACTTGTCATGATATAAACTTTTGTAAACTATTTATGTGTCTATAGTAGAGCTGGGTTCGCGGGTCGACCCACCCCGCTCCGCATGATCCGCTAACCCGCGGATCGACTCTATTTTTTAAATTCAAAATTTCGATCCGCAAAACTCGCAAAAGAAAAATTGTAACCCCGCACCCGCCCCGCTAAGATTGCGGGTAATCCGCGGGGCCCGCGGATAATATTAAATTTAATAAATAATTATTTTTATTATAAATTAATTACTTTTTATGATAAAAAATATACATTTATAATTTAAATTATATAATTTTCATTAATTTATATATATTTTTACATATTTTTATTTTTATTTATTTTAAAAAAATTAGAAAAAATAATATTTTATTTTATTTTGCGGATCAGCGGGTACCCGCGACTCAAATTTGGTTGACCCGCACCCGC is a genomic window containing:
- the LOC106301371 gene encoding uncharacterized protein At4g15970-like; protein product: MSSSSSSSSSWSRSKFLDSVFMIGQKEVTRILILFLGLTASCLVLYKTAYPLQRLNVNNLSSLYASPSSPLPNINSSEISQETAKPKISFKEILENATTKNNTVIITTLNQAWAEPNSLFDLFLESFRIVQGTQQLLKHVVVVCLDRKAFERCSQLHTNCYQIETSETDFSGEKVYNTPDYLKMMWRRIELLTQVLEMGFNFIFTDADIMWLRDPFPRLYPDGDFQMACDRFFGDPFDSNNWVNGGFTYVRSSNRSVEFYKFWHKSRLDYPELHDQDVFNRIKHKPFITEIGIQMRFFDTVYFGGFCQTSRDINLVCTMHANCCIGLEKKLHDLNIVLDDWRKYLSLSEHVQNTTWSAPMKCLED